The Pelodiscus sinensis isolate JC-2024 chromosome 6, ASM4963464v1, whole genome shotgun sequence genome has a segment encoding these proteins:
- the LINGO2 gene encoding leucine-rich repeat and immunoglobulin-like domain-containing nogo receptor-interacting protein 2 isoform X2, whose product MACDQEVDNIGGVMLHTAISCWQPFLGLAVLLVFMESTIGCPARCECSAQNKSVSCHRRRLISIPEGIPIETKILDLSKNRLKSINPEEFTSYPLLEEIDLSDNIVANVEPGAFNNLFNLRSLRLKGNRLKLVPLGVFTGLSNLTKLDISENKIVILLDYMFQDLHNLKSLEVGDNDLVYISHRAFSGLLSLEQLTLEKCNLTAVPTEALSHLHNLISLHLRHLNINLLPAYAFKRLFRLKDLEINYWPLLDMMPANCLYGLNLTSLSVTNTNLSAIPYSALKHLVYLTHLNLSFNPISAIEAGMIADLVRLQELHMVGAQLRTIEPHAFQGLRFLRVLNVSQNLLETLEENVFHSSKTLEILCINNNPLACDCRLLWILQRQPTLQFGGQQPMCAGPDSVREKPFKDFHSTALSFYFTCKKPKIRDKKLQYLVVEEGQTVQLMCNADGDPQPTISWVTPRRRLITTKSNGRATVLGDGMLEIRFAQDQDTGTYICIASNAAGNDTYSASLTVKGFTSDRFLYANRTPMYMTDSNDTSSNGTNVNTFSLDLKTILVSTAMGCFTFLGVVLFCFLLLFVWSRGKGKHKTSIDLEYVPRKNNGAVVEGEVAGPRRFNMKMI is encoded by the coding sequence GCTTGTGACCAAGAAGTAGACAACATTGGAGGAGTCATGCTTCACACGGCCATATCATGCTGGCAGCCATTCCTAGGTCTGGCTGTGCTGCTTGTTTTCATGGAGTCCACCATAGGCTGCCCAGCACGCTGTGAGTGCTCAGCACAGAACAAGTCTGTTAGTTGTCACAGGAGGCGCCTGATCTCTATCCCTGAGGGCATCCCCATTGAGACCAAAATCCTGGATCTAAGCAAGAACCGACTGAAGAGCATCAATCCTGAGGAATTCACATCCTACCCGCTGCTCGAGGAGATAGACCTCAGTGACAATATTGTTGCCAATGTAGAGCCTGGAGCTTTTAACAATCTTTTCAATTTGCGCTCGCTGAGACTGAAAGGAAACCGTCTGAAACTCGTCCCTCTAGGGGTATTCACAGGGTTGTCAAACTTAACAAAGCTTGATATAAGTGAAAACAAGATTGTCATTTTGCTGGACTACATGTTCCAAGATCTGCATAACCTGAAGTCCCTTGAGGTTGGGGACAATGATTTGGTTTATATATCCCACAGGGCATTCAGCGGACTGCTTAGCCTGGAGCAGCTCACCCTGGAGAAATGCAACTTAACAGCTGTACCAACAGAAGCCCTTTCCCATCTTCACAACCTCATCAGCCTGCATCTGAGACATCTCAACATTAACCTTTTGCCTGCATATGCCTTTAAGAGATTGTTTCGCCTAAAAGACCTGGAGATCAACTACTGGCCTTTACTGGACATGATGCCTGCCAATTGCCTGTATGGTCTCAACCTCACTTCTCTCTCAGTCACCAACACCAACCTGTCTGCAATACCTTATTCTGCTCTTAAACACCTGGTTTACCTGACACATCTAAACCTCTCTTTCAACCCCATAAGCGCCATAGAAGCAGGCATGATTGCAGATTTGGTGCGTCTGCAGGAACTGCACATGGTAGGGGCCCAGTTACGTACCATTGAACCACATGCTTTCCAAGGGCTCCGTTTTTTGCGTGTTCTTAATGTGTCCCAAAACCTATTAGAAACACTAGAAGAGAATGTATTTCATTCCTCCAAAACTCTTGAGATCCTCTGCATTAACAACAACCCCCTGGCTTGTGATTGCCGCCTCCTTTGGATATTACAAAGGCAGCCCACGTTACAGTTTGGTGGCCAGCAGCCCATGTGTGCCGGCCCAGACAGCGTCAGAGAGAAGCCGTTCAAAGACTTTCATAGTACTGCCCTTTCCTTTTACTTCACCTGCAAGAAGCCCAAGATACGAGACAAGAAACTACAGTACCTGGTAGTGGAGGAAGGGCAGACAGTGCAACTGATGTGCAATGCTGATGGTGACCCTCAGCCTACCATCTCCTGGGTGACACCACGACGGAGGCTGATCACGACTAAATCAAATGGAAgagccacagtgctgggagatggCATGCTAGAGATCCGATTTGCTCAAGATCAAGACACGGGAACCTACATTTGTATTGCGAGTAATGCAGCTGGGAATGACACATACTCAGCATCCCTTACGGTAAAAGGATTTACTTCAGACCGTTTCCTTTATGCCAACAGGACCCCTATGTATATGACAGACTCCAATGACACCAGTTCCAATGGAACCAATGTGAACACCTTCTCTCTGGATCTTAAGACAATACTGGTGTCCACAGCCATGGGCTGTTTCACATTCCTTggagtggttttattttgtttcctaCTTCTTTTTGTGTGGAGCCGAGGAAAAGGCAAGCACAAAACCAGCATTGACCTTGAGTATGTCCCCCGCAAAAACAACGGTGCTGTGGTTGAAGGGGAGGTTGCTGGACCACGGAGGTTCAACATGAAAATGATTTGA
- the LINGO2 gene encoding leucine-rich repeat and immunoglobulin-like domain-containing nogo receptor-interacting protein 2 isoform X3 codes for MLHTAISCWQPFLGLAVLLVFMESTIGCPARCECSAQNKSVSCHRRRLISIPEGIPIETKILDLSKNRLKSINPEEFTSYPLLEEIDLSDNIVANVEPGAFNNLFNLRSLRLKGNRLKLVPLGVFTGLSNLTKLDISENKIVILLDYMFQDLHNLKSLEVGDNDLVYISHRAFSGLLSLEQLTLEKCNLTAVPTEALSHLHNLISLHLRHLNINLLPAYAFKRLFRLKDLEINYWPLLDMMPANCLYGLNLTSLSVTNTNLSAIPYSALKHLVYLTHLNLSFNPISAIEAGMIADLVRLQELHMVGAQLRTIEPHAFQGLRFLRVLNVSQNLLETLEENVFHSSKTLEILCINNNPLACDCRLLWILQRQPTLQFGGQQPMCAGPDSVREKPFKDFHSTALSFYFTCKKPKIRDKKLQYLVVEEGQTVQLMCNADGDPQPTISWVTPRRRLITTKSNGRATVLGDGMLEIRFAQDQDTGTYICIASNAAGNDTYSASLTVKGFTSDRFLYANRTPMYMTDSNDTSSNGTNVNTFSLDLKTILVSTAMGCFTFLGVVLFCFLLLFVWSRGKGKHKTSIDLEYVPRKNNGAVVEGEVAGPRRFNMKMI; via the coding sequence ATGCTTCACACGGCCATATCATGCTGGCAGCCATTCCTAGGTCTGGCTGTGCTGCTTGTTTTCATGGAGTCCACCATAGGCTGCCCAGCACGCTGTGAGTGCTCAGCACAGAACAAGTCTGTTAGTTGTCACAGGAGGCGCCTGATCTCTATCCCTGAGGGCATCCCCATTGAGACCAAAATCCTGGATCTAAGCAAGAACCGACTGAAGAGCATCAATCCTGAGGAATTCACATCCTACCCGCTGCTCGAGGAGATAGACCTCAGTGACAATATTGTTGCCAATGTAGAGCCTGGAGCTTTTAACAATCTTTTCAATTTGCGCTCGCTGAGACTGAAAGGAAACCGTCTGAAACTCGTCCCTCTAGGGGTATTCACAGGGTTGTCAAACTTAACAAAGCTTGATATAAGTGAAAACAAGATTGTCATTTTGCTGGACTACATGTTCCAAGATCTGCATAACCTGAAGTCCCTTGAGGTTGGGGACAATGATTTGGTTTATATATCCCACAGGGCATTCAGCGGACTGCTTAGCCTGGAGCAGCTCACCCTGGAGAAATGCAACTTAACAGCTGTACCAACAGAAGCCCTTTCCCATCTTCACAACCTCATCAGCCTGCATCTGAGACATCTCAACATTAACCTTTTGCCTGCATATGCCTTTAAGAGATTGTTTCGCCTAAAAGACCTGGAGATCAACTACTGGCCTTTACTGGACATGATGCCTGCCAATTGCCTGTATGGTCTCAACCTCACTTCTCTCTCAGTCACCAACACCAACCTGTCTGCAATACCTTATTCTGCTCTTAAACACCTGGTTTACCTGACACATCTAAACCTCTCTTTCAACCCCATAAGCGCCATAGAAGCAGGCATGATTGCAGATTTGGTGCGTCTGCAGGAACTGCACATGGTAGGGGCCCAGTTACGTACCATTGAACCACATGCTTTCCAAGGGCTCCGTTTTTTGCGTGTTCTTAATGTGTCCCAAAACCTATTAGAAACACTAGAAGAGAATGTATTTCATTCCTCCAAAACTCTTGAGATCCTCTGCATTAACAACAACCCCCTGGCTTGTGATTGCCGCCTCCTTTGGATATTACAAAGGCAGCCCACGTTACAGTTTGGTGGCCAGCAGCCCATGTGTGCCGGCCCAGACAGCGTCAGAGAGAAGCCGTTCAAAGACTTTCATAGTACTGCCCTTTCCTTTTACTTCACCTGCAAGAAGCCCAAGATACGAGACAAGAAACTACAGTACCTGGTAGTGGAGGAAGGGCAGACAGTGCAACTGATGTGCAATGCTGATGGTGACCCTCAGCCTACCATCTCCTGGGTGACACCACGACGGAGGCTGATCACGACTAAATCAAATGGAAgagccacagtgctgggagatggCATGCTAGAGATCCGATTTGCTCAAGATCAAGACACGGGAACCTACATTTGTATTGCGAGTAATGCAGCTGGGAATGACACATACTCAGCATCCCTTACGGTAAAAGGATTTACTTCAGACCGTTTCCTTTATGCCAACAGGACCCCTATGTATATGACAGACTCCAATGACACCAGTTCCAATGGAACCAATGTGAACACCTTCTCTCTGGATCTTAAGACAATACTGGTGTCCACAGCCATGGGCTGTTTCACATTCCTTggagtggttttattttgtttcctaCTTCTTTTTGTGTGGAGCCGAGGAAAAGGCAAGCACAAAACCAGCATTGACCTTGAGTATGTCCCCCGCAAAAACAACGGTGCTGTGGTTGAAGGGGAGGTTGCTGGACCACGGAGGTTCAACATGAAAATGATTTGA
- the LINGO2 gene encoding leucine-rich repeat and immunoglobulin-like domain-containing nogo receptor-interacting protein 2 isoform X1, translated as MVRLMSPAASYKRRGPVAGEGRAGLTAEAARAPGRDTAAGEGLEREALPQQLPGTPGEAWRKAEACDQEVDNIGGVMLHTAISCWQPFLGLAVLLVFMESTIGCPARCECSAQNKSVSCHRRRLISIPEGIPIETKILDLSKNRLKSINPEEFTSYPLLEEIDLSDNIVANVEPGAFNNLFNLRSLRLKGNRLKLVPLGVFTGLSNLTKLDISENKIVILLDYMFQDLHNLKSLEVGDNDLVYISHRAFSGLLSLEQLTLEKCNLTAVPTEALSHLHNLISLHLRHLNINLLPAYAFKRLFRLKDLEINYWPLLDMMPANCLYGLNLTSLSVTNTNLSAIPYSALKHLVYLTHLNLSFNPISAIEAGMIADLVRLQELHMVGAQLRTIEPHAFQGLRFLRVLNVSQNLLETLEENVFHSSKTLEILCINNNPLACDCRLLWILQRQPTLQFGGQQPMCAGPDSVREKPFKDFHSTALSFYFTCKKPKIRDKKLQYLVVEEGQTVQLMCNADGDPQPTISWVTPRRRLITTKSNGRATVLGDGMLEIRFAQDQDTGTYICIASNAAGNDTYSASLTVKGFTSDRFLYANRTPMYMTDSNDTSSNGTNVNTFSLDLKTILVSTAMGCFTFLGVVLFCFLLLFVWSRGKGKHKTSIDLEYVPRKNNGAVVEGEVAGPRRFNMKMI; from the coding sequence GCTTGTGACCAAGAAGTAGACAACATTGGAGGAGTCATGCTTCACACGGCCATATCATGCTGGCAGCCATTCCTAGGTCTGGCTGTGCTGCTTGTTTTCATGGAGTCCACCATAGGCTGCCCAGCACGCTGTGAGTGCTCAGCACAGAACAAGTCTGTTAGTTGTCACAGGAGGCGCCTGATCTCTATCCCTGAGGGCATCCCCATTGAGACCAAAATCCTGGATCTAAGCAAGAACCGACTGAAGAGCATCAATCCTGAGGAATTCACATCCTACCCGCTGCTCGAGGAGATAGACCTCAGTGACAATATTGTTGCCAATGTAGAGCCTGGAGCTTTTAACAATCTTTTCAATTTGCGCTCGCTGAGACTGAAAGGAAACCGTCTGAAACTCGTCCCTCTAGGGGTATTCACAGGGTTGTCAAACTTAACAAAGCTTGATATAAGTGAAAACAAGATTGTCATTTTGCTGGACTACATGTTCCAAGATCTGCATAACCTGAAGTCCCTTGAGGTTGGGGACAATGATTTGGTTTATATATCCCACAGGGCATTCAGCGGACTGCTTAGCCTGGAGCAGCTCACCCTGGAGAAATGCAACTTAACAGCTGTACCAACAGAAGCCCTTTCCCATCTTCACAACCTCATCAGCCTGCATCTGAGACATCTCAACATTAACCTTTTGCCTGCATATGCCTTTAAGAGATTGTTTCGCCTAAAAGACCTGGAGATCAACTACTGGCCTTTACTGGACATGATGCCTGCCAATTGCCTGTATGGTCTCAACCTCACTTCTCTCTCAGTCACCAACACCAACCTGTCTGCAATACCTTATTCTGCTCTTAAACACCTGGTTTACCTGACACATCTAAACCTCTCTTTCAACCCCATAAGCGCCATAGAAGCAGGCATGATTGCAGATTTGGTGCGTCTGCAGGAACTGCACATGGTAGGGGCCCAGTTACGTACCATTGAACCACATGCTTTCCAAGGGCTCCGTTTTTTGCGTGTTCTTAATGTGTCCCAAAACCTATTAGAAACACTAGAAGAGAATGTATTTCATTCCTCCAAAACTCTTGAGATCCTCTGCATTAACAACAACCCCCTGGCTTGTGATTGCCGCCTCCTTTGGATATTACAAAGGCAGCCCACGTTACAGTTTGGTGGCCAGCAGCCCATGTGTGCCGGCCCAGACAGCGTCAGAGAGAAGCCGTTCAAAGACTTTCATAGTACTGCCCTTTCCTTTTACTTCACCTGCAAGAAGCCCAAGATACGAGACAAGAAACTACAGTACCTGGTAGTGGAGGAAGGGCAGACAGTGCAACTGATGTGCAATGCTGATGGTGACCCTCAGCCTACCATCTCCTGGGTGACACCACGACGGAGGCTGATCACGACTAAATCAAATGGAAgagccacagtgctgggagatggCATGCTAGAGATCCGATTTGCTCAAGATCAAGACACGGGAACCTACATTTGTATTGCGAGTAATGCAGCTGGGAATGACACATACTCAGCATCCCTTACGGTAAAAGGATTTACTTCAGACCGTTTCCTTTATGCCAACAGGACCCCTATGTATATGACAGACTCCAATGACACCAGTTCCAATGGAACCAATGTGAACACCTTCTCTCTGGATCTTAAGACAATACTGGTGTCCACAGCCATGGGCTGTTTCACATTCCTTggagtggttttattttgtttcctaCTTCTTTTTGTGTGGAGCCGAGGAAAAGGCAAGCACAAAACCAGCATTGACCTTGAGTATGTCCCCCGCAAAAACAACGGTGCTGTGGTTGAAGGGGAGGTTGCTGGACCACGGAGGTTCAACATGAAAATGATTTGA